A window from Sinorhizobium fredii encodes these proteins:
- a CDS encoding response regulator transcription factor produces the protein MSHSPDDRAIVYIVDDDEALRRALGRLFRSVSLETRSYGTAREFIDAQRPDLSGCIVLDVRLPGINGLEFQAQLGELGINLPVVLITGHGDIPMTVRAMKAGAVDFLPKPFRDQDMLDAVSTAINRDRSRRAAEDLAAGLKGRFATLSTREREVMMLATSGRMNKQIAGDLGLSEVTVKIHRGAAMRKMGARTLADLVRMADALNLALEHDANT, from the coding sequence ATGTCGCACAGTCCGGACGATAGAGCGATTGTCTACATCGTCGACGACGATGAAGCGCTGCGTCGCGCGCTAGGCCGCCTGTTCCGCTCGGTTAGCCTTGAAACGCGCAGCTACGGAACCGCCCGCGAATTTATCGACGCCCAGCGACCGGATCTATCCGGATGCATCGTACTCGACGTAAGGCTGCCGGGCATCAACGGGCTTGAATTCCAGGCGCAGCTTGGCGAATTGGGCATCAACTTACCCGTCGTCCTGATCACCGGCCACGGCGATATTCCCATGACTGTTCGGGCCATGAAGGCCGGGGCCGTAGACTTCCTCCCGAAGCCTTTCCGCGACCAGGACATGCTCGATGCAGTGAGCACGGCGATCAACCGCGATCGCAGCCGACGCGCCGCGGAGGACCTCGCTGCTGGTCTCAAAGGTCGCTTTGCCACGTTATCGACGCGCGAGCGGGAAGTAATGATGCTGGCAACCTCCGGCAGGATGAACAAGCAGATCGCCGGAGATCTGGGTCTCAGCGAGGTAACGGTCAAAATCCATCGTGGCGCCGCGATGCGCAAGATGGGTGCTCGGACTCTCGCCGATCTGGTGCGAATGGCCGACGCCTTGAACCTGGCACTTGAGCACGACGCTAACACCTGA